The following are from one region of the Dreissena polymorpha isolate Duluth1 chromosome 2, UMN_Dpol_1.0, whole genome shotgun sequence genome:
- the LOC127866791 gene encoding uncharacterized protein LOC127866791 isoform X2, with the protein MDDQDEISTLGIDPEALESARVLQSVAKEISNDEEKTSQLRLIVETIANESILEERDYLVLTGKTREFVNSLGFTSPFSVSKTKDIINILLLMWNHTNVTRYVMKSVYNVNIASTADEMIDQFPSDLKQLDAESAEIFAKALKDGSENVRNIRLMVVGMYGVGKTSLVKNLIKDLRDENLKIESTEVIELRRCQLMENGDWCLDKYQKEAKYKCRYQDALKKVIEQPTSMDESSNVPSILDAPPAEPEVNDSVPVQPTPPLEEIKKHVVERKDDEEMKGIINLFAKAPETSEDITINIPAPVETGITVSVWDFAGQTLYYSTHQFFLNKRSIYLVLMDMTKKLDDCIEEDETSGIWCGLSEKCTYLDVFKFWLNAIHMYSGYRSMTGNIKPTVILVGTHKDKMKGSDEEKDVKKDKYFEKALKAFARTTILRHIHKKKYLVNNLTSDDPVFKQIRKEIRRLAEKQEFWNEKYPVRWIQMEQSLDKLRDNKKELLQKNEINAENHSNILEVSEKELDLFLDIQHRHGNILYFNTDQLKHLVVLAPQWIIEVFKCFINHVKNKDPKLSLQWSEYEDNAILKPEVFNEIMDNALPNIKENRKHIMMYMEQLDVMAKPLKPEEANETNAFEEHEQETVDAVEYLNVNFLDFHIVPCRLKNPPPPIVNFTSPEHCKKTPVLCFVFVDNFMPPSFFHRLVAVCIRTWPISQQKGQYLLYNGLAVFDIFLTTYRLTIWYKDHIIYARITSCSKDPMFEFDFKLCDGVRRKLRQSLDNFVAQSLENPWTARKLDENIQCPYMKESKYNEGLLRVKAFVYERELSCTACTQQHAVGRGEAMKDWFNEALYQWQNEDDLNRPVEESDLSSAAKLIGKEYWMLGIELGLTDEVMERLYYDIIKEGNRDRSTFVFRYMVMWKDKDGNTATLQRLKRAIQAARLNH; encoded by the coding sequence ATGGACGACCAAGACGAAATTTCAACTCTGGGAATTGATCCAGAAGCGCTTGAAAGTGCTCGCGTGTTACAGTCAGTGGCAAAAGAGATATCAAATGATGAAGAAAAGACTTCTCAATTAAGATTAATTGTTGAGACAATAGCAAATGAATCAATTCTCGAAGAAAGGGATTACCTGGTTTTGACAGGCAAGACGAGAGAGTTTGTTAATAGTCTAGGGTTTACGTCCCCGTTTTCTGTAAGTAAGACCAAAGATATCATTAACATACTGCTCTTAATGTGGAATCATACAAATGTTACCAGATATGTTATgaagagtgtttacaatgtaaaTATCGCTTCGACAGCAGATGAGATGATAGATCAGTTTCCGAGTGATCTTAAACAGCTGGATGCCGAGTCTGCTGAAATTTTTGCCAAAGCTCTTAAAGACGGCTCCGAAAATGTAAGGAATATCCGCCTTATGGTCGTTGGCATGTATGGTGTGGGGAAAACGTCACTTGTAAAAAATCTGATCAAAGACTTAAGGGAcgaaaatttaaaaattgagaGCACTGAAGTCATTGAACTGCGCAGGTGTCAGCTGATGGAAAATGGTGACTGGTGCTTGGACAAATACCAAAAAGAAGCAAAATATAAGTGTAGGTATCAAGACGCTTTGAAGAAAGTCATTGAACAGCCGACAAGCATGGATGAATCTTCAAATGTACCGTCTATCTTAGACGCACCACCTGCTGAACCTGAAGTCAACGATTCGGTTCCTGTGCAACCAACACCTCCATTGGAAGAAATAAAGAAACATGTCGTAGAACGTAAAGACGATGAGGAAATGAAAGGCATAATTAATCTTTTTGCGAAGGCACCTGAGACTAGTGAGGATATTACCATCAATATACCTGCTCCTGTTGAAACAGGAATCACTGTATCTGTTTGGGATTTTGCAGGTCAGACACTGTACTATTCTACCCATCAGTTCTTCCTGAATAAGAGGTCTATATATCTTGTTCTAATGGACATGACTAAAAAGTTGGATGACTGTATAGAAGAAGATGAAACAAGTGGAATATGGTGTGGTTTGAgtgaaaaatgtacatatttggaTGTATTTAAGTTTTGGCTGAATGCAATCCACATGTACAGCGGCTATAGGTCAATGACAGGAAACATTAAACCAACTGTGATTTTAGTTGGTACTCATAAAGATAAAATGAAGGGTTCTGACGAGGAGAAAGATGTCAAGAAAGATAAGTATTTTGAAAAAGCACTAAAAGCATTTGCACGTACAACGATCTTGCGGCATATTCATAAGAAAAAATACTTGGTGAATAATTTAACTTCTGATGATCCTGTTTTTAAACAGATACGGAAAGAAATTCGACGTCTGGCAGAGAAGCAGGAGTTTTGGAATGAAAAATATCCTGTAAGATGGATCCAGATGGAACAGTCTCTTGACAAATTGAGAGACAACAAAAAGGAACTGCTACAGAAAAATGAAATTAATGCCGAAAATCATTCAAATATACTGGAAGTTAGTGAAAAGGAACTCGATTTGTTCTTGGACATTCAACATAGGCatggaaatattttgtatttcaacACGGATCAACTGAAGCATTTGGTTGTTCTTGCCCCGCAATGGATCATTGAGGTATTCAAGTGTTTTATCAATCATGTAAAAAATAAAGATCCTAAATTAAGTTTACAATGGAGCGAATATGAGGACAATGCTATTCTCAAGCCAGAGGTTTTCAATGAAATTATGGACAATGCTCtaccaaatataaaagaaaatagaaaACACATCATGATGTACATGGAGCAACTAGATGTAATGGCAAAACCCTTAAAACCTGAAGAAGCAAACGAAACCAATGCTTTTGAAGAACATGAACAGGAAACTGTTGATGCAGTTGAATACTTGAATGTCAACTTTTTAGATTTCCATATTGTTCCGTGTCGTCTGAAGAACCCACCACCTCCCATAGTCAACTTTACTTCGCCGGAACATTGCAAGAAAACTCCAGTTTTATGCTTTGTGTTCGTTGATAATTTCATGCCACCATCTTTTTTCCACAGACTTGTTGCTGTGTGTATTCGCACTTGGCCTATCAGCCAACAAAAAGGACAATACCTGTTGTACAATGGACTTGCAGTGTTTGATATTTTTCTGACAACCTATCGTTTGACAATCTGGTACAAAGATCACATTATTTATGCACGAATTACATCTTGTTCGAAGGACCCTATGTTTGAATTTGATTTTAAGTTGTGCGATGGTGTTAGACGCAAACTCAGACAGAGTTTGGACAATTTTGTTGCTCAATCACTGGAGAACCCCTGGACTGCTAGAAAATTGGATGAGAACATCCAATGCCCATACATGAAAGAGTCTAAGTACAATGAAGGTTTGCTCAGGGTGAAGGCATTCGTTTATGAACGTGAATTGTCTTGTACGGCATGTACGCAACAGCATGCGGTAGGAAGGGGAGAGGCGATGAAGGACTGGTTCAATGAGGCATTATATCAATGGCAAAACGAGGATGATTTAAATAGACCAGTTGAGGAGAGTGATCTCTCCAGTGCAGCCAAGTTGATCGGTAAAGAATACTGGATGTTGGGCATTGAACTGGGATTGACCGATGAGGTAATGGAACGACTTTATTATGATATAATAAAGGAAGGCAATAGGGATCGAAGTACGTTTGTGTTTAGATACATGGTGATGTGGAAGGACAAGGACGGAAATACTGCAACACTGCAACGTCTAAAAAGAGCCATTCAGGCTGCTCGTCTAAATCACTAA
- the LOC127869686 gene encoding uncharacterized protein K02A2.6-like — MSQKEPMIIQPVPELPWSKVGMDLCELEGNNYLIIVDYFSNFIEVAPLQRDTRTSTILKHIKQNVARYGIMDSIISDNGPQFTSAEFREFIEKYGITHITSSPLHQQTNGLAEKAVQTVKNLIKKCSETGDDIYLALLELRNTPRDNIGSPMQRLMGRRAKTLIPMKQTLRQPETTSENVAPKLLEFREKQKFYYDQHAKSKDNLQPGDAVRIKTPSGWKPAEYVKPSEYPRSHIVKAGESGREYRRNTDMLMKTKERPHIITTNNDVYIPAPTAPTETVAEQPSTTPNHENSASARSSETRDKPGKESVQDTVRKKTRSGREVHKPIRLNDYV, encoded by the coding sequence ATGAGCCAAAAGGAGCCAATGATCATCCAACCAGTACCTGAGCTACCCTGGAGCAAAGTTGGAATGGACTTATGCGAACTAGAGGGTAACAATTACCTAATCATTGTAGACTACTTCTCCAACTTCATTGAAGTAGCACCATTGCAAAGAGACACTCGAACGAGCACCATCTTAAAACACATCAAGCAAAACGTGGCTCGTTATGGAATCATGGACTCAATCATCTCGGACAACGGTCCACAGTTCACCAGTGCTGAATTCCGAGAATTCATCGAAAAATATGGCATCACCCATATTACGTCGTCGCCTTTGCACCAACAAACAAACGGCCTTGCTGAAAAGGCTGTACAAACCgttaaaaatctaattaaaaagtGTAGCGAAACAGGGGACGACATCTACTTAGCCCTGTTAGAACTAAGAAACACACCACGCGATAACATCGGATCACCGATGCAACGTTTGATGGGTCGACGCGCAAAAACACTAATACCTATGAAACAAACATTGCGACAACCAGAAACAACCAGTGAAAATGTCGCACCAAAGTTGTTGGAATTTCGTGAAAAGCAAAAATTCTACTACGACCAACACGCGAAGAGCAAGGACAATCTTCAGCCAGGGGACGCAGTAAGAATTAAAACCCCATCTGGTTGGAAACCGGCAGAGTATGTGAAACCGTCCGAATACCCACGATCACATATCGTTAAGGCAGGCGAATCGGGGCGCGAATATCGCCGAAACACGGACATGCTAATGAAAACAAAGGAAAGACCACACATTATCACCACAAACAATGACGTGTACATACCGGCACCCACAGCGCCAACAGAGACGGTAGCAGAACAACCATCAACAACTCCAAATCACGAAAACAGTGCTAGTGCGAGATCGAGCGAAACTCGAGACAAACCGGGGAAAGAGAGTGTACAAGACACTGTTAGAAAGAAAACGAGGTCAGGAAGAGAAGTTCACAAACCGATACGGTTAAATGACTATGTGTAA
- the LOC127866791 gene encoding uncharacterized protein LOC127866791 isoform X1: MICYIIVKVMDDQDEISTLGIDPEALESARVLQSVAKEISNDEEKTSQLRLIVETIANESILEERDYLVLTGKTREFVNSLGFTSPFSVSKTKDIINILLLMWNHTNVTRYVMKSVYNVNIASTADEMIDQFPSDLKQLDAESAEIFAKALKDGSENVRNIRLMVVGMYGVGKTSLVKNLIKDLRDENLKIESTEVIELRRCQLMENGDWCLDKYQKEAKYKCRYQDALKKVIEQPTSMDESSNVPSILDAPPAEPEVNDSVPVQPTPPLEEIKKHVVERKDDEEMKGIINLFAKAPETSEDITINIPAPVETGITVSVWDFAGQTLYYSTHQFFLNKRSIYLVLMDMTKKLDDCIEEDETSGIWCGLSEKCTYLDVFKFWLNAIHMYSGYRSMTGNIKPTVILVGTHKDKMKGSDEEKDVKKDKYFEKALKAFARTTILRHIHKKKYLVNNLTSDDPVFKQIRKEIRRLAEKQEFWNEKYPVRWIQMEQSLDKLRDNKKELLQKNEINAENHSNILEVSEKELDLFLDIQHRHGNILYFNTDQLKHLVVLAPQWIIEVFKCFINHVKNKDPKLSLQWSEYEDNAILKPEVFNEIMDNALPNIKENRKHIMMYMEQLDVMAKPLKPEEANETNAFEEHEQETVDAVEYLNVNFLDFHIVPCRLKNPPPPIVNFTSPEHCKKTPVLCFVFVDNFMPPSFFHRLVAVCIRTWPISQQKGQYLLYNGLAVFDIFLTTYRLTIWYKDHIIYARITSCSKDPMFEFDFKLCDGVRRKLRQSLDNFVAQSLENPWTARKLDENIQCPYMKESKYNEGLLRVKAFVYERELSCTACTQQHAVGRGEAMKDWFNEALYQWQNEDDLNRPVEESDLSSAAKLIGKEYWMLGIELGLTDEVMERLYYDIIKEGNRDRSTFVFRYMVMWKDKDGNTATLQRLKRAIQAARLNH; the protein is encoded by the exons AT GATATGCTACATTATTGTTAAAGTAATGGACGACCAAGACGAAATTTCAACTCTGGGAATTGATCCAGAAGCGCTTGAAAGTGCTCGCGTGTTACAGTCAGTGGCAAAAGAGATATCAAATGATGAAGAAAAGACTTCTCAATTAAGATTAATTGTTGAGACAATAGCAAATGAATCAATTCTCGAAGAAAGGGATTACCTGGTTTTGACAGGCAAGACGAGAGAGTTTGTTAATAGTCTAGGGTTTACGTCCCCGTTTTCTGTAAGTAAGACCAAAGATATCATTAACATACTGCTCTTAATGTGGAATCATACAAATGTTACCAGATATGTTATgaagagtgtttacaatgtaaaTATCGCTTCGACAGCAGATGAGATGATAGATCAGTTTCCGAGTGATCTTAAACAGCTGGATGCCGAGTCTGCTGAAATTTTTGCCAAAGCTCTTAAAGACGGCTCCGAAAATGTAAGGAATATCCGCCTTATGGTCGTTGGCATGTATGGTGTGGGGAAAACGTCACTTGTAAAAAATCTGATCAAAGACTTAAGGGAcgaaaatttaaaaattgagaGCACTGAAGTCATTGAACTGCGCAGGTGTCAGCTGATGGAAAATGGTGACTGGTGCTTGGACAAATACCAAAAAGAAGCAAAATATAAGTGTAGGTATCAAGACGCTTTGAAGAAAGTCATTGAACAGCCGACAAGCATGGATGAATCTTCAAATGTACCGTCTATCTTAGACGCACCACCTGCTGAACCTGAAGTCAACGATTCGGTTCCTGTGCAACCAACACCTCCATTGGAAGAAATAAAGAAACATGTCGTAGAACGTAAAGACGATGAGGAAATGAAAGGCATAATTAATCTTTTTGCGAAGGCACCTGAGACTAGTGAGGATATTACCATCAATATACCTGCTCCTGTTGAAACAGGAATCACTGTATCTGTTTGGGATTTTGCAGGTCAGACACTGTACTATTCTACCCATCAGTTCTTCCTGAATAAGAGGTCTATATATCTTGTTCTAATGGACATGACTAAAAAGTTGGATGACTGTATAGAAGAAGATGAAACAAGTGGAATATGGTGTGGTTTGAgtgaaaaatgtacatatttggaTGTATTTAAGTTTTGGCTGAATGCAATCCACATGTACAGCGGCTATAGGTCAATGACAGGAAACATTAAACCAACTGTGATTTTAGTTGGTACTCATAAAGATAAAATGAAGGGTTCTGACGAGGAGAAAGATGTCAAGAAAGATAAGTATTTTGAAAAAGCACTAAAAGCATTTGCACGTACAACGATCTTGCGGCATATTCATAAGAAAAAATACTTGGTGAATAATTTAACTTCTGATGATCCTGTTTTTAAACAGATACGGAAAGAAATTCGACGTCTGGCAGAGAAGCAGGAGTTTTGGAATGAAAAATATCCTGTAAGATGGATCCAGATGGAACAGTCTCTTGACAAATTGAGAGACAACAAAAAGGAACTGCTACAGAAAAATGAAATTAATGCCGAAAATCATTCAAATATACTGGAAGTTAGTGAAAAGGAACTCGATTTGTTCTTGGACATTCAACATAGGCatggaaatattttgtatttcaacACGGATCAACTGAAGCATTTGGTTGTTCTTGCCCCGCAATGGATCATTGAGGTATTCAAGTGTTTTATCAATCATGTAAAAAATAAAGATCCTAAATTAAGTTTACAATGGAGCGAATATGAGGACAATGCTATTCTCAAGCCAGAGGTTTTCAATGAAATTATGGACAATGCTCtaccaaatataaaagaaaatagaaaACACATCATGATGTACATGGAGCAACTAGATGTAATGGCAAAACCCTTAAAACCTGAAGAAGCAAACGAAACCAATGCTTTTGAAGAACATGAACAGGAAACTGTTGATGCAGTTGAATACTTGAATGTCAACTTTTTAGATTTCCATATTGTTCCGTGTCGTCTGAAGAACCCACCACCTCCCATAGTCAACTTTACTTCGCCGGAACATTGCAAGAAAACTCCAGTTTTATGCTTTGTGTTCGTTGATAATTTCATGCCACCATCTTTTTTCCACAGACTTGTTGCTGTGTGTATTCGCACTTGGCCTATCAGCCAACAAAAAGGACAATACCTGTTGTACAATGGACTTGCAGTGTTTGATATTTTTCTGACAACCTATCGTTTGACAATCTGGTACAAAGATCACATTATTTATGCACGAATTACATCTTGTTCGAAGGACCCTATGTTTGAATTTGATTTTAAGTTGTGCGATGGTGTTAGACGCAAACTCAGACAGAGTTTGGACAATTTTGTTGCTCAATCACTGGAGAACCCCTGGACTGCTAGAAAATTGGATGAGAACATCCAATGCCCATACATGAAAGAGTCTAAGTACAATGAAGGTTTGCTCAGGGTGAAGGCATTCGTTTATGAACGTGAATTGTCTTGTACGGCATGTACGCAACAGCATGCGGTAGGAAGGGGAGAGGCGATGAAGGACTGGTTCAATGAGGCATTATATCAATGGCAAAACGAGGATGATTTAAATAGACCAGTTGAGGAGAGTGATCTCTCCAGTGCAGCCAAGTTGATCGGTAAAGAATACTGGATGTTGGGCATTGAACTGGGATTGACCGATGAGGTAATGGAACGACTTTATTATGATATAATAAAGGAAGGCAATAGGGATCGAAGTACGTTTGTGTTTAGATACATGGTGATGTGGAAGGACAAGGACGGAAATACTGCAACACTGCAACGTCTAAAAAGAGCCATTCAGGCTGCTCGTCTAAATCACTAA